A single window of Pseudophryne corroboree isolate aPseCor3 chromosome 5, aPseCor3.hap2, whole genome shotgun sequence DNA harbors:
- the LOC134928624 gene encoding protegrin-2-like isoform X2: MISHPATHGLTGGGTVHGIKVENRARDLRIPLTQRKMRSWGLSLLLLSAVTLDSCLSQALGRDIQDDTRIIEAVKRFNLEENIPYLYKPLDFFRPTLLKEEGNSRTLKFGIRETVCPRHAKRDLLKCEYQKRGLSTAPGGQSSIAIQHKRPSLSPHSK; this comes from the exons atgatatcacatcctgCAACACATGGTCTTACAGGAGGAGGAACTGTACACGGTATAAAGGTGGAGAACAGAGCCAGAGACCTGAGGATTCCTCTAACACAGCGCAAGATGAGGAGCTGGGGGCTGTCTCTGCTCTTACTCTCTGCAGTCACATTAGACAGCTGTCTCTCTCAGGCTCTGGGACGTGACATCCAGGATGACACGAGGATAATAGAGGCCGTGAAACGCTTCAACCTGGAGGAAAATATCCCGTATCTATATAAACCCCTGGATTTTTTCCGCCCTACACTCCTGAAG GAGGAGGGGAATTCTCGGACATTGAAATTCGGAATTAGAGAGACGGTCTGCCCCAGACATGCAAAAAGAGATTTACTAAAATGTGAATATCAAAAACGTGGG CTTTCGACGGCCCCTGGAGGACAAAGCAGTATTGCAATACAACACAAAAGACCATCACTTAGTCCGCACTCGAAATAA
- the LOC134928624 gene encoding protegrin-2-like isoform X1 yields the protein MISHPATHGLTGGGTVHGIKVENRARDLRIPLTQRKMRSWGLSLLLLSAVTLDSCLSQALGRDIQDDTRIIEAVKRFNLEENIPYLYKPLDFFRPTLLKEEGNSRTLKFGIRETVCPRHAKRDLLKCEYQKRGKVQECTIVLAETDADKITCQLSTAPGGQSSIAIQHKRPSLSPHSK from the exons atgatatcacatcctgCAACACATGGTCTTACAGGAGGAGGAACTGTACACGGTATAAAGGTGGAGAACAGAGCCAGAGACCTGAGGATTCCTCTAACACAGCGCAAGATGAGGAGCTGGGGGCTGTCTCTGCTCTTACTCTCTGCAGTCACATTAGACAGCTGTCTCTCTCAGGCTCTGGGACGTGACATCCAGGATGACACGAGGATAATAGAGGCCGTGAAACGCTTCAACCTGGAGGAAAATATCCCGTATCTATATAAACCCCTGGATTTTTTCCGCCCTACACTCCTGAAG GAGGAGGGGAATTCTCGGACATTGAAATTCGGAATTAGAGAGACGGTCTGCCCCAGACATGCAAAAAGAGATTTACTAAAATGTGAATATCAAAAACGTGGG AAGGTTCAGGAGTGCACCATTGTGTTGGCTGAGACAGACGCAGATAAGATAACCTGTCAG CTTTCGACGGCCCCTGGAGGACAAAGCAGTATTGCAATACAACACAAAAGACCATCACTTAGTCCGCACTCGAAATAA